The following proteins are co-located in the Bacteroidales bacterium genome:
- a CDS encoding peptidase M64, producing the protein MVSCKQKESKQIVLPSEDTIGIQAVNKGNVEFTSYFLDKTMRLDYFHSGTATEEHFATDRIVSDGIWSGSKKVLIDDLKLGLYFLEVLDKESNILLYSHGFASVFGEWQTIPEASEKWGTFHESARFPWPVKPVTVLMKKRDASNNFVTIWSTDINPNPALREVNPSDLVNTRKVDVILESGKAENKVDIVILGDGYSKEEMEKFRKDAARLSGYLLNAEPFKSRKSDFNVRAIETPAEASGVNKPHHGVFKRTPLTVHYSSFDSERYALSYDNRTIRDVASAVPYDLMVIMVNERTYGGGGIYNLYTTVSADNKFAEYIMIHEMGHHMAGLADEYYTSSVSYEIPEVKVEPWETNITALFDKNNLKWKDLIEAGTPLPTPWNKEEFDKAGYAIQKERDSLRAAMVPESVMEDLFTRQMNQENEYFAKEQYRDKVGAFEGAGYLAKGLYRPQVDCIMYTRHLVFCRVCSRSIENVIDQYVK; encoded by the coding sequence ATGGTTTCATGCAAACAGAAAGAAAGTAAGCAAATCGTACTGCCTTCAGAAGATACTATTGGTATTCAGGCAGTTAATAAAGGGAACGTTGAATTCACCAGCTATTTCCTTGATAAGACTATGCGTCTCGATTATTTTCATTCAGGTACAGCTACAGAGGAGCATTTTGCAACCGACAGAATAGTCTCGGATGGTATCTGGAGCGGGAGCAAAAAGGTACTGATAGATGACCTGAAGCTCGGACTTTATTTCCTGGAAGTCCTTGATAAAGAGTCAAATATTCTTCTTTACTCACATGGATTTGCAAGTGTATTCGGAGAGTGGCAGACCATCCCGGAAGCCTCAGAAAAATGGGGCACATTTCATGAATCGGCCAGATTTCCATGGCCGGTAAAACCGGTTACTGTTCTGATGAAGAAGAGGGATGCTTCAAATAATTTCGTGACAATTTGGAGTACCGATATTAATCCAAATCCCGCCTTAAGAGAGGTAAATCCTTCTGATCTTGTTAATACAAGGAAAGTTGATGTTATCCTGGAAAGTGGTAAGGCTGAGAATAAAGTTGACATTGTAATCCTTGGTGACGGCTATTCGAAAGAAGAGATGGAAAAATTCAGGAAGGATGCTGCAAGACTTTCCGGCTATCTGTTGAATGCAGAGCCATTTAAATCAAGAAAAAGTGATTTCAATGTAAGGGCAATAGAGACCCCTGCTGAAGCAAGCGGAGTAAATAAACCACATCACGGGGTGTTTAAGAGGACACCTCTGACTGTTCATTACAGCAGTTTCGATTCAGAAAGGTATGCTCTTTCGTATGATAACAGGACAATACGGGATGTTGCTTCAGCAGTTCCCTATGATCTGATGGTTATAATGGTGAATGAGAGAACTTATGGCGGCGGAGGGATCTACAATCTTTACACAACTGTCTCAGCTGATAATAAGTTTGCGGAGTATATTATGATACATGAGATGGGACATCATATGGCAGGACTGGCCGATGAATATTACACTTCATCAGTCTCCTATGAAATTCCTGAAGTTAAGGTTGAACCATGGGAAACAAACATCACTGCACTGTTTGATAAAAATAATTTAAAATGGAAAGACCTTATTGAGGCAGGTACTCCTCTGCCTACACCCTGGAATAAGGAGGAATTTGATAAAGCCGGTTATGCTATTCAGAAGGAGCGGGATAGCCTCAGGGCTGCCATGGTACCTGAGAGTGTTATGGAGGACCTTTTTACCCGTCAGATGAACCAGGAGAATGAATATTTTGCCAAAGAGCAGTACAGAGATAAGGTTGGCGCGTTTGAAGGAGCTGGTTACCTCGCAAAAGGTTTGTATCGTCCTCAGGTTGATTGTATAATGTACACCCGGCATCTTGTATTCTGCAGAGTGTGCAGCAGGTCGATTGAGAATGTGATAGATCAGTATGTGAAGTAA
- a CDS encoding von Willebrand factor type A domain-containing protein, giving the protein MKNSLSIFAVVILGAIMIAFTEFRTINGIVTDNQGQPLAGVTVKVKGSSAKSLISITDQKGYYSIVVDPQAKALIFSFAGCTTVEEIIGNKSVINIKMNEEITLMDELVVTGYGARKDIATRSPYASAPSMRAYESKGSFQRYNNNFNTEGYASVNENGFKNVKNNPLSTFSIDVDNASYSNIRRFINGGQLPPADAVRIEEMINYFKYDYPEPKGEHPFSVYTELAICPWNTNHQLLHVGLRGKSIDKSSLPPSNLVFLIDVSGSMSDPNKLPLLKSAFGLLVNELRPEDKVAIVVYAGAAGLVLESTPGNRKEAIMAAIDNLEAGGSTAGGAGLKLAYREAEKNFVKGGNNRIILATDGDFNVGESSNGGMERLVEEKRELGVFITVLGFGMGNVKDDKMEIIADKGNGNYSYIDNLQEARKVLVREFGGTLFTIAKDVKFQIEFNPAKVQSYRLIGYENRLLNDEDFNDDTKDAGEMGSGHNVTALYELVPAGSDERIPSVDPLKYQVSASKKQDEKDYSSEYLTIKLRYKKPDGKTSMLLDKLVKGYISDLEDASDNIRFAAAVSEFGMILRNSEFKGNSTLEGAAKLARSARGEDEDGYRSELIRLISTVKDMRVLADKE; this is encoded by the coding sequence ATGAAAAACAGTTTATCAATCTTCGCAGTAGTAATTCTCGGGGCAATTATGATTGCTTTTACAGAATTCAGAACTATTAACGGTATAGTTACCGATAATCAGGGACAACCTCTCGCCGGGGTGACAGTAAAAGTCAAGGGAAGTTCTGCCAAATCTTTGATTTCCATTACAGATCAGAAAGGATATTATAGTATAGTAGTTGATCCTCAGGCAAAAGCACTCATATTTTCATTTGCTGGTTGCACAACAGTTGAGGAAATAATCGGAAACAAAAGTGTGATCAATATTAAGATGAATGAGGAAATAACGCTAATGGATGAACTTGTTGTTACAGGCTATGGTGCCAGAAAAGATATAGCTACCAGGTCACCTTATGCATCGGCGCCTTCTATGAGGGCTTATGAATCAAAAGGATCATTCCAGCGTTACAACAATAACTTTAATACAGAAGGTTATGCTTCAGTTAATGAAAATGGTTTTAAAAATGTGAAGAACAATCCTTTATCAACATTTTCGATTGATGTTGATAATGCATCATATTCGAACATCAGGAGGTTCATTAATGGTGGTCAGCTTCCACCCGCAGATGCTGTAAGGATAGAGGAGATGATAAATTATTTCAAATATGATTACCCTGAGCCAAAAGGTGAACATCCGTTTTCAGTTTATACAGAACTTGCAATCTGTCCATGGAATACAAATCATCAGTTGCTTCATGTCGGACTAAGGGGTAAGAGCATTGATAAATCATCACTTCCTCCTTCCAATCTTGTATTCCTGATTGATGTTTCTGGCTCAATGAGCGATCCAAATAAACTTCCATTGCTTAAATCAGCTTTTGGATTACTTGTAAATGAGCTAAGACCGGAAGACAAGGTTGCGATTGTGGTCTATGCAGGTGCTGCGGGACTTGTACTTGAATCGACTCCTGGTAACAGGAAGGAAGCAATAATGGCAGCCATAGATAATCTTGAAGCAGGCGGATCGACTGCGGGTGGTGCCGGATTGAAGCTTGCTTACAGAGAGGCTGAGAAAAACTTTGTAAAAGGCGGAAACAACAGGATTATTCTTGCCACTGATGGCGATTTCAATGTTGGTGAATCAAGTAATGGCGGGATGGAGAGACTTGTCGAGGAGAAACGTGAACTGGGTGTATTTATAACAGTGCTCGGATTCGGAATGGGAAACGTAAAGGATGATAAGATGGAGATAATTGCCGATAAAGGCAATGGTAACTACTCATATATTGATAACCTTCAGGAAGCAAGAAAAGTATTGGTCCGGGAATTCGGCGGCACATTGTTCACAATAGCTAAGGATGTCAAGTTCCAGATAGAGTTTAATCCTGCTAAGGTGCAGTCATACAGGCTTATTGGTTACGAAAACAGGCTGCTGAACGATGAGGATTTCAATGATGATACCAAGGATGCAGGTGAAATGGGCTCGGGACATAATGTAACTGCTCTTTATGAACTAGTTCCGGCAGGATCAGATGAAAGAATCCCTTCTGTTGATCCGCTGAAATATCAGGTTTCTGCATCGAAAAAACAGGATGAAAAGGATTACTCATCTGAATACCTGACAATCAAGCTCCGGTATAAAAAGCCTGATGGAAAAACAAGCATGCTGCTTGATAAATTGGTCAAAGGTTATATCTCCGACCTGGAAGATGCTTCTGATAACATTCGTTTTGCTGCTGCAGTATCAGAATTCGGCATGATTCTCAGAAATTCGGAATTCAAAGGAAACTCTACTCTTGAGGGGGCTGCAAAACTGGCCAGATCGGCAAGGGGTGAGGATGAAGACGGCTACAGATCTGAGCTTATCAGATTAATCAGTACCGTAAAAGATATGCGGGTTCTTGCTGATAAAGAATAA
- a CDS encoding glycosidase: MKFKYILLISLVLSGCKNSTSADKPALTDPENWAMTGFEKADTINPILNPSSLQLFNCPVSKKEVKWEERNVLNPSAIVKDDKVYLIYRAQDNEMTSRIGLAISDDGLHFTKQAEPVFYPASDSMYQYEWKGGVEDPRVIESPDGTYIMTYTSYDGKTARLCLASSTDLKNWTKHGLVLGYGKYRDTWSKSGAIVGELKGNKIIAAKIKGKYWMYFGDTDLFIATSDDLIHWEVAENAESKKMISVLHPRMGYFDSRLVEPGPFALLTENGILLIYNGSNAANFNDPSLPEFTYAAGQALFDKENPYKLKDRMESHFIHPDKPYEKTGEVNEVCFVEGLVYYKEKWMLYYGTADSKIAVAVKKD, translated from the coding sequence ATGAAATTCAAATATATATTACTTATATCATTGGTCTTATCTGGTTGTAAAAACTCCACTTCAGCAGATAAGCCTGCGCTGACTGATCCTGAAAATTGGGCCATGACCGGCTTTGAAAAAGCTGACACGATTAATCCAATTCTCAATCCCTCGTCTTTGCAGCTCTTTAATTGTCCTGTCAGTAAAAAAGAGGTAAAATGGGAAGAGAGAAATGTTCTTAATCCTTCAGCCATTGTGAAAGATGACAAGGTTTACCTCATTTACCGGGCACAGGATAATGAGATGACATCAAGGATCGGATTAGCCATAAGCGACGATGGTTTGCATTTTACCAAACAGGCTGAACCTGTTTTTTACCCTGCTTCTGACAGCATGTACCAGTATGAATGGAAAGGCGGTGTTGAGGATCCACGGGTAATTGAGAGTCCTGACGGCACCTATATCATGACATATACCTCCTATGATGGAAAAACTGCAAGGCTCTGTCTGGCAAGCTCAACAGACCTTAAAAACTGGACAAAACATGGTTTGGTTTTAGGGTACGGAAAATACAGGGATACCTGGTCAAAGTCTGGTGCAATTGTTGGGGAACTTAAAGGAAACAAAATTATCGCAGCGAAAATAAAGGGAAAATACTGGATGTATTTTGGTGATACTGATCTGTTCATAGCTACATCTGATGATCTCATCCATTGGGAAGTAGCTGAAAATGCAGAAAGCAAAAAGATGATTTCAGTATTACATCCCCGCATGGGTTATTTCGACAGCCGGCTGGTTGAACCCGGACCATTTGCTTTATTAACAGAGAATGGAATTCTTCTGATCTACAACGGAAGTAATGCAGCGAACTTTAACGATCCTTCCTTACCTGAATTCACTTATGCAGCCGGTCAGGCACTGTTTGACAAAGAAAATCCATACAAGCTCAAGGACAGAATGGAGAGTCATTTTATCCATCCTGACAAACCTTACGAGAAAACCGGAGAAGTAAATGAGGTCTGTTTTGTGGAAGGACTTGTCTATTATAAAGAAAAGTGGATGCTTTATTATGGAACAGCCGATTCAAAGATTGCAGTAGCAGTAAAAAAGGATTAA
- a CDS encoding sigma-70 family RNA polymerase sigma factor — MAIFKTGNIKQPKPDEVLLTEFTSTGNPEVLGELYTRYMHLVYGVCLKYLKDREESMDAVMQIFEKLITDIPKQKIENFSGWLHIVTRNYCLMQLRSKKSKDEKHNEWLNDTTVFMEYSNSVHPIDNEEQDLEKALADCIERLKEEQKECIKLFYYENRCYQEISADLNIDEKKVKSHLQNAKRNLKICLEEKHVRQE, encoded by the coding sequence ATGGCAATATTTAAAACAGGAAATATAAAGCAGCCAAAACCTGATGAGGTTCTACTTACTGAATTTACATCAACAGGTAATCCCGAGGTTCTTGGTGAGCTCTATACCCGATATATGCATCTGGTATATGGAGTATGTCTGAAATATCTGAAAGACAGGGAAGAATCGATGGATGCTGTGATGCAGATCTTTGAAAAATTAATTACAGATATCCCGAAACAAAAAATTGAAAACTTCAGCGGCTGGCTTCATATTGTAACCAGAAACTATTGCCTCATGCAGCTGAGGTCAAAGAAATCTAAAGATGAAAAACATAATGAATGGCTAAATGATACAACAGTTTTTATGGAATACAGCAATTCCGTGCATCCTATTGATAACGAAGAACAGGATCTGGAGAAAGCACTTGCTGATTGCATTGAACGATTGAAAGAGGAACAGAAAGAGTGTATTAAGCTATTTTACTATGAAAACAGGTGCTACCAGGAGATCTCAGCTGATCTCAATATTGATGAGAAGAAGGTGAAGAGTCACCTTCAGAATGCAAAAAGAAATCTTAAAATCTGTCTTGAAGAAAAACATGTCAGACAAGAATAA
- a CDS encoding sodium:proton antiporter has product MQNAIIITICSLLLLAYFFDLSSAFTKIPSVILLLILGMLVKAGTSYLPLRMPDLNPVLPILGTIGLILIVLEGSLELELNRSKAGVIRKTFLVALIPILVMSSVLAFIFHTYYAVPFRTGLVNSLPFCVISSAIAIPSVRNLLLHDREFVIYESSFSDILGVLIFNFIVLNEIFDFKTFGFFIFQIAIIVLISFVSVLVLAFLLSRIRNHITYTPIILSTILIYSITKYFHLPGLVFIMVFGLFLGNFESFKRYPWIDKLRPEKLDKEVIKFKEITIEATFLVRSLFFILFGFLIEPREIIDTNTLPWAAGIVALILLIRYVTIKVTGLPVYPLQFIAPRGLITILLFISILPELSIPGVNNSLVIQTVLISVFVMMAGLFKTSGNPIESISKQKQV; this is encoded by the coding sequence ATGCAAAATGCCATAATAATTACCATTTGTTCATTATTGCTGCTTGCATATTTCTTTGATTTGAGTTCGGCTTTTACAAAGATTCCATCGGTAATCCTACTGTTAATATTAGGTATGCTGGTAAAAGCAGGAACAAGCTATTTGCCGTTAAGAATGCCCGACCTAAATCCTGTATTGCCAATTCTGGGCACTATCGGATTAATACTTATAGTACTTGAAGGGTCTCTGGAACTGGAGTTGAACAGGTCTAAAGCTGGTGTTATCAGAAAAACATTTTTAGTAGCTCTCATCCCCATACTGGTGATGTCTTCAGTTTTGGCTTTTATATTTCATACTTATTATGCAGTTCCTTTCAGAACAGGTCTGGTCAATTCTTTGCCATTTTGTGTCATAAGCAGTGCAATTGCAATACCAAGCGTAAGGAACCTGCTATTGCACGACAGAGAATTTGTAATTTATGAGAGCAGTTTTTCAGATATCCTCGGAGTCCTGATATTCAATTTTATTGTTCTAAATGAAATCTTTGACTTTAAAACATTTGGATTTTTCATCTTTCAGATAGCGATAATTGTTCTTATTTCGTTTGTATCAGTTCTCGTTCTCGCTTTTTTGTTAAGCAGGATAAGGAATCATATCACATATACCCCGATAATACTTTCAACTATTCTCATCTATTCAATCACTAAGTATTTTCACTTACCAGGACTTGTATTTATTATGGTATTTGGATTGTTTCTTGGTAATTTTGAGTCCTTTAAGCGATACCCCTGGATAGATAAATTAAGACCGGAGAAACTCGATAAGGAGGTTATCAAGTTTAAAGAGATAACCATCGAGGCAACATTTCTCGTGAGGTCACTATTCTTCATTCTCTTTGGATTTCTTATAGAGCCCCGGGAAATTATCGATACCAATACCCTACCATGGGCTGCAGGTATAGTCGCTTTAATTCTCTTAATACGATATGTTACAATTAAAGTTACTGGACTGCCGGTATATCCACTCCAGTTTATTGCTCCAAGAGGTTTAATCACTATCCTGCTGTTTATTTCAATTCTACCTGAACTCTCCATTCCGGGAGTAAATAATTCCCTTGTTATTCAGACGGTATTAATATCAGTATTTGTGATGATGGCAGGTCTTTTTAAAACCTCTGGTAATCCTATTGAATCAATCTCAAAGCAGAAGCAAGTTTAG
- a CDS encoding TonB family protein, with protein MSDKNKNTGKGLSDFLRYRKGEMTGEERNSFERELQKDPFANEASEGFESLSPDDILIDLKKIENRIPKAKTRVKGFVIYRIAASVAVLMVISTIFILVQRNKADVQLAKYEKASEPFEISKEEPVIQNIAEKIKTGPAITIERKNEAIAATGGAAAEKKQEDIITRDLIAEKKEVIDSIADIVVKPAEIYLAEEKMAAPAAIVKTRSTAISERQVRFDTSLAELEEVVVVGYGANSKKDTETGYAAPQPVTGKAAFDKYIEENIHRPDSITEGQRVVVVINFTVLSDGRLDSIKIIRSPGKAFSDEAIRLIKSGPQWKPAEENGKAVDDEVRVRIVFK; from the coding sequence ATGTCAGACAAGAATAAAAATACCGGTAAGGGTCTTTCAGATTTTCTCCGTTACAGGAAAGGGGAAATGACCGGGGAAGAGAGAAACTCATTTGAAAGGGAGCTTCAGAAAGATCCATTTGCCAATGAGGCATCTGAAGGATTTGAATCATTATCGCCTGATGATATTTTGATTGATCTTAAGAAAATTGAGAACCGTATTCCCAAAGCAAAAACCCGAGTAAAAGGATTTGTCATTTATCGGATAGCTGCTTCTGTTGCAGTGCTTATGGTAATTTCAACAATATTTATTTTGGTTCAGAGAAACAAAGCTGATGTACAGCTTGCAAAATATGAGAAGGCATCCGAACCTTTTGAAATATCGAAAGAAGAACCTGTTATACAAAATATAGCCGAAAAAATTAAAACCGGACCGGCTATAACTATCGAACGGAAGAATGAAGCAATTGCTGCTACTGGTGGAGCCGCTGCAGAGAAAAAACAGGAAGACATTATAACAAGAGATTTAATTGCGGAGAAAAAAGAGGTTATTGATTCTATTGCTGATATAGTAGTTAAACCCGCTGAGATCTACCTTGCTGAAGAAAAAATGGCAGCTCCTGCTGCAATAGTAAAGACAAGATCTACCGCTATTTCAGAGAGGCAGGTGAGGTTCGATACATCATTAGCTGAATTGGAAGAAGTAGTAGTTGTTGGTTATGGAGCAAACAGCAAGAAAGACACAGAGACCGGTTATGCTGCACCTCAACCTGTCACAGGGAAAGCTGCCTTTGATAAATATATAGAAGAGAACATACACAGACCCGATTCAATAACTGAAGGCCAGAGAGTAGTTGTTGTTATTAATTTCACAGTACTTTCTGATGGAAGGCTTGACAGTATTAAAATAATCAGAAGTCCGGGAAAAGCCTTTTCTGACGAAGCAATAAGACTCATTAAATCAGGACCTCAATGGAAGCCTGCTGAGGAGAATGGCAAAGCTGTTGATGATGAAGTGAGAGTCAGGATAGTATTCAAGTAG
- a CDS encoding ABC transporter permease produces the protein MLKNFFINVFRNMRKQSGYVLLNVGGLAIGLTSFMFITLYVIHELSYDRFHKNYENIYSIKVVGRMAGGILDQAVTAAPMAQAMLNDYPEVLKATRVTQMGAWLIRFGENKFNEDGVLFADSTFFDVLDFKLISGDPKTALVRPKSMVLTEEYAKKYFGDQDPMGQKIIVEADTILYTVTGVVQNVPDNSHIQFDMLGSMSTYPGQGNNTFWLNHNFYTYIVVKDGTDKDALQEKFREMVIKYVGPQIQQFIGYSIEDFRKAGNEFSYVLEPLKDLHLKGATQYNLEPNGSLSTVYIFAVIALLILIIAIINYVNLATARSAGRAKEVGVRKVSGANKPGLISQFLGESLLIAALATILAILLVIAFTPAFNQLIGRELSVGLFDSYLGFLSILLLILFVGVSAGFYPAFVLASFNPVEVLKGTLNPGSMSKRLRGILVVFQFTVSIVIIIGSIIVYRQLNYMTNKDLGFEKENLIVIRRPDAFFRQMPSFRDQILQIPGVEKVGFSRAVPGTNFNNNAFFNDEDAEKKTYLLQQTQVSFDFPEALGVKLVAGRFFSREFSTDSLSVMINEAAVKSLGLTDPVGKYVLQPAGPGQFQKLKIIGVMKDFNITSMHKSIDPVIFTVLRMGGGDQYATVRLTGNNINETIREIESKWLTFTQMQPFQYDFFTDSWNNLYRSEMKTGKIFIIFSVLAIFIACIGLLGLVTFITNKRTREIGIRKTYGASINVVLGLLSKEVIYLILISSVIAYPIAYFGSKYWLEGFASKISVSAFIYLGATLIVLIIGWLSISYQTIKAANYNPSRALRIE, from the coding sequence ATGCTGAAAAACTTTTTTATCAATGTGTTCCGCAATATGCGAAAGCAGAGCGGATATGTACTATTAAATGTAGGTGGTCTGGCAATCGGACTAACAAGTTTCATGTTTATAACTCTTTATGTCATTCATGAACTGAGCTATGACAGGTTTCATAAAAACTATGAAAACATCTATAGTATTAAAGTTGTCGGCCGCATGGCAGGAGGAATACTCGACCAGGCTGTGACAGCAGCCCCGATGGCACAGGCAATGCTAAATGATTACCCTGAAGTACTGAAAGCTACCCGGGTGACACAAATGGGAGCATGGCTGATCCGTTTCGGGGAAAATAAATTCAACGAGGATGGAGTGTTGTTTGCTGATTCGACTTTTTTCGATGTTCTGGATTTTAAGCTGATATCAGGTGATCCTAAAACAGCCCTGGTGAGACCAAAATCGATGGTACTTACTGAGGAGTACGCAAAAAAGTACTTTGGGGATCAGGATCCTATGGGACAAAAAATTATTGTTGAGGCAGATACAATTCTATATACTGTTACCGGAGTCGTTCAGAATGTGCCGGACAATTCTCATATACAATTTGATATGCTTGGTTCAATGAGCACATATCCCGGACAGGGTAACAATACATTCTGGCTGAACCATAATTTCTATACCTATATTGTAGTAAAGGATGGCACAGATAAAGATGCCCTGCAGGAAAAATTCAGGGAGATGGTTATCAAATATGTCGGTCCTCAGATTCAGCAGTTTATCGGGTATTCAATTGAAGATTTCAGAAAGGCAGGCAATGAATTCAGTTATGTACTTGAACCTTTAAAGGATCTTCATCTTAAGGGTGCAACCCAGTATAATCTTGAGCCGAATGGTTCGCTTAGTACTGTATATATATTTGCTGTTATTGCTTTGTTAATTCTGATTATAGCTATAATAAACTATGTTAATCTGGCAACTGCAAGGTCCGCCGGAAGGGCAAAAGAAGTGGGTGTGAGGAAAGTATCAGGTGCTAATAAACCAGGCCTGATTTCACAGTTCCTGGGTGAATCTCTGCTGATCGCAGCCCTGGCGACAATATTGGCTATTTTGCTGGTTATTGCTTTTACACCGGCTTTCAACCAGCTTATTGGAAGGGAATTGTCAGTCGGACTTTTTGATAGTTATCTTGGGTTTTTATCAATACTTCTTCTGATCCTTTTTGTAGGGGTCTCAGCCGGTTTCTATCCTGCCTTTGTTCTGGCATCATTTAATCCTGTTGAGGTATTAAAGGGAACTTTAAACCCTGGTTCGATGTCAAAGAGGCTGAGAGGTATCCTGGTTGTCTTCCAGTTTACAGTCTCAATAGTAATTATTATTGGCTCCATAATAGTATACAGGCAATTGAATTACATGACTAATAAAGACCTGGGATTTGAGAAAGAGAATCTTATTGTAATAAGACGACCGGATGCCTTCTTCAGGCAGATGCCATCATTCCGTGACCAGATTTTGCAAATTCCAGGTGTTGAAAAAGTTGGATTTTCAAGAGCTGTCCCGGGAACCAATTTTAACAATAATGCCTTTTTTAATGATGAGGATGCTGAAAAGAAAACTTATCTGTTGCAGCAAACCCAGGTGAGTTTTGACTTTCCCGAAGCCTTAGGTGTTAAGCTTGTTGCAGGAAGATTTTTCTCAAGGGAATTCAGTACTGATTCACTTTCGGTAATGATAAATGAAGCAGCAGTTAAATCTTTGGGATTAACAGATCCGGTTGGAAAATATGTTCTTCAGCCTGCTGGTCCCGGTCAGTTTCAGAAACTGAAGATAATTGGTGTAATGAAGGATTTTAATATCACATCGATGCATAAATCAATAGATCCGGTAATTTTTACCGTTTTGCGGATGGGTGGCGGCGATCAATACGCTACTGTAAGACTTACCGGGAATAACATAAATGAAACTATAAGGGAAATTGAGAGCAAGTGGCTGACATTTACACAGATGCAGCCATTCCAGTATGATTTTTTCACTGATTCATGGAATAATCTTTACAGGTCGGAGATGAAGACAGGCAAGATCTTTATCATATTTTCTGTACTGGCAATCTTTATAGCCTGTATCGGATTGCTTGGCCTGGTAACATTTATTACAAACAAGCGGACCAGGGAGATTGGGATCAGAAAAACATACGGAGCTTCAATAAATGTGGTATTAGGCCTCTTGTCAAAGGAAGTGATATACCTTATCCTGATTTCATCTGTAATTGCTTATCCTATTGCATATTTCGGATCGAAATACTGGCTCGAGGGATTTGCCAGCAAGATAAGTGTTAGCGCGTTTATTTATCTTGGCGCAACATTAATTGTCCTGATAATTGGGTGGTTATCGATTAGCTATCAGACAATTAAAGCTGCAAATTATAATCCATCAAGGGCTTTGAGAATAGAATAG